CTGGCTCGCGCGGCGTCAAACTGGCGGCGCGACGCACGACGCAGCGAAAGACGGCACCGCGCTTGCGTACGGTCTCGGCCACGGTGGCGCGGAGGCGTGGCTCATCGGCGTGATGGTGCAGGCGCAATGGATCGCATTCGGCGTGCTCGAAAATCGCGGGCAACTCGATACCTATCTCAGCAATATGCCGGCAGGACCGTTGATGCGCATCCATCTGCTGCTCGCGAGCATGTCACCGGCCATGGCGGGCGTGTTCGTGCTCGAACGCGTGGCGGCGCTGGTGTTTCAGATCGGACTGTCGGTGCTGATGTGGCGCGGCGTGCGTGCCGGCTGGCGTGCCATACTGCCCGTCGCGATCGTCGCGCATGCGTTGATCGATGTGCCGGCGGCAATGTCGCAGGCGGGAATGCTGTCGCTCGTGACCGTGGATGCAATTTATGCCGTCGCGGCGATCGCAGTGGTCGCCGGACTGATCCGGGTACACAAGCGCGCAGCATGATCTTCAACGCAGGTCAACAGATCAACAGAGTAAAAGGCCAGAGGCCAATCGACATGGAAGCCTATCAGTTTGAATGCGCGAACGCGGAGATCGAAGAACTCGCGCGCGTGATCAGCGATCTCTTTCCCGAGCAGACGCAGTTCATCGAGCGTGCCGGCGAGAACGGCGTGCCGCAGATCGTCGTGCATTGGGTTGCGATGCGTTTCGGTTCGACGGCGAAGCGTATGGAACTGACGGTTGCCATCGCACCCGCGGCGCTCGCGCGTTACCGCGCGATGCCACCGCGCGCGCGGGCCGCAGCTTCGCGATACTGCGCGCCTATGTGGAAGCGACGTTGGGATCGCTCGAAGAAGAGTACGCGGAAGGCAAGACCATACCGCGCGAAGTGACCGTCGAACTCGGCGACGAGTTCGCGTGAGCCAGGAGCCGGGGGCCGGGGAACGTCAGGTTCAGTCGGCGAGCCGGTAGACCTTGGCGAAGCGCGCGGCTTGCACGACGCCATAGTCGCCCGGCGCGTATTGCATGATCCAGTCGCCTGCCGTGCCCTTGAGGACGTCGCCGCCTTGCGCCGAGCGTGAGAGCGAGAACGCCTCGTCCATCCGCTTCGCGAGCACGACAGCGGGCCGATTGCGGTATGCGCCCGGCTCGCCATGTGCGAGCGCGGCGTCGGCGGGCAGGTACTTTGCGTCGAAGCGTTCGCGCGACACGACCCAGCGGTCGCCCGTCGAGCCCGTGATCAGCGCGTCGCCACGCGCGTAGCGGTTCGGTCC
The DNA window shown above is from Paraburkholderia sp. PGU19 and carries:
- a CDS encoding PGDYG domain-containing protein is translated as MIELKNIDLLTDPAAQRVVKDETVAVQFAAGDGELMSLEGPNRYARGDALITGSTGDRWVVSRERFDAKYLPADAALAHGEPGAYRNRPAVVLAKRMDEAFSLSRSAQGGDVLKGTAGDWIMQYAPGDYGVVQAARFAKVYRLAD
- a CDS encoding YhfC family intramembrane metalloprotease translates to MSDLPVSPITLALLAVATIFVALLPIYLYRRWRAPFALNRRDAIAGIAVFALSAMVIERALNDYLLRENAATSEWLSDPLAFVVYGALAAGICEEVGRFIAMRWLARRQTGGATHDAAKDGTALAYGLGHGGAEAWLIGVMVQAQWIAFGVLENRGQLDTYLSNMPAGPLMRIHLLLASMSPAMAGVFVLERVAALVFQIGLSVLMWRGVRAGWRAILPVAIVAHALIDVPAAMSQAGMLSLVTVDAIYAVAAIAVVAGLIRVHKRAA